A stretch of Meiothermus sp. QL-1 DNA encodes these proteins:
- the hisH gene encoding imidazole glycerol phosphate synthase subunit HisH produces MKALLIDYGSGNLRSAAKALEATGYRVTVSADPRQVPLHDLLVLPGQGHFGQVMRAFRASGFEEGVLKHITAGRPFLGICVGMQILYEGSDEAPGVAGLGLVKGRLARFQARRVPQMGWNQVAYTGPFAPLSGEFFYFVHSYYAPPGEGSVGQGEYAGTPFTALFLRDNLVAPQFHPEKSGASGLRLLEAVLRYFRAA; encoded by the coding sequence ATGAAGGCCCTTCTAATCGACTACGGTTCCGGCAACCTGCGCAGCGCGGCCAAGGCGCTGGAGGCCACCGGTTACCGGGTGACGGTCTCCGCTGACCCCCGTCAGGTGCCCCTTCACGACCTCCTGGTTTTGCCGGGGCAGGGCCACTTTGGCCAGGTGATGCGGGCCTTCCGGGCCTCGGGTTTTGAGGAGGGGGTCCTAAAGCACATTACCGCGGGCCGGCCCTTTCTGGGCATCTGCGTGGGGATGCAGATCCTATACGAGGGCTCGGACGAGGCCCCAGGGGTGGCGGGGCTGGGTTTGGTGAAGGGCCGCCTTGCGCGTTTCCAGGCCCGGCGGGTGCCGCAGATGGGCTGGAACCAGGTGGCCTACACCGGCCCCTTTGCCCCTTTGTCGGGGGAGTTCTTCTACTTCGTGCACTCCTACTATGCCCCACCGGGGGAGGGCAGCGTGGGTCAGGGCGAGTACGCGGGCACCCCCTTCACCGCGCTTTTCCTGCGGGATAACCTGGTGGCCCCCCAGTTTCACCCCGAGAAGAGCGGGGCGAGCGGGCTTAGGCTCCTCGAGGCCGTCCTCCGCTACTTCCGCGCCGCTTGA
- the hisB gene encoding imidazoleglycerol-phosphate dehydratase HisB, with protein sequence MRSATVERRTAETQVRLRLALDGPPAGSIATGLPFLDHMLQALQRHGRLGLEVEARGDLEVDVHHLVEDVGIALGMALRQALGEGIGLERYGEATVPMDETLVQVVLDLSGRSHLAFAPEELGIEGSAGGMNAYHLREFLRGFCNHGGLTLHLRLLSGREAHHVIEASFKALARALYQATRCTREDLPSTKELL encoded by the coding sequence ATGCGTAGCGCCACGGTGGAGCGGCGCACCGCCGAGACCCAGGTTCGGCTTCGGCTGGCCCTCGATGGTCCGCCGGCGGGCAGCATCGCCACTGGGCTGCCCTTCCTCGACCACATGCTTCAGGCCCTGCAACGCCATGGCCGGCTGGGGCTCGAGGTGGAGGCCCGGGGCGATTTGGAAGTGGACGTGCACCATTTGGTGGAGGACGTGGGCATTGCGCTCGGCATGGCCCTGCGCCAGGCCTTGGGGGAGGGGATAGGCCTGGAACGCTACGGCGAGGCCACGGTGCCCATGGACGAGACTTTGGTCCAGGTGGTGCTCGACCTTTCGGGCCGGAGCCACCTGGCCTTTGCCCCGGAGGAGCTGGGCATCGAGGGGAGCGCTGGGGGCATGAATGCCTACCATCTGCGCGAGTTCTTGCGAGGGTTTTGCAACCACGGCGGTCTTACCCTGCACCTCAGGCTTCTTTCGGGGCGGGAGGCCCACCACGTCATAGAGGCCAGCTTCAAGGCCCTGGCCCGGGCCCTGTACCAGGCCACCCGCTGCACCCGGGAGGACCTGCCCAGCACCAAGGAGCTTTTATGA
- a CDS encoding histidinol-phosphate transaminase, with amino-acid sequence MKAFKPHLQGLPSYPYRKVEAPVKLDQNESPYELPAELKTEVLRRLQALAFNRYPDLHAEEVRARLSAWLGWPAEGLVLSPGSNLLIQALAQAASRVLDTAPAFPHYAFSARMAGTPYQAVRLKPGFALPKEALLEALDGPPGVFFLPNPHAPTGQLFAEEDLEELAEKARAAGWIFVVDEAYHQFSGTDLAGLARRNPQVALLRTFSKAWGLGGVRAGYLMAAPEVARVVQNFIPPFGLPAHTAAVLLTVLEAPGYVDEAVARIVAERNRLLEALQRHPTWRAYPSWTNFLLVRTPEAAQAFQGLLQRGILVRRQDQYPMLEGCIRVTVGTREENDRFLEAAFALAEVPHA; translated from the coding sequence ATGAAGGCCTTCAAACCCCATCTGCAGGGCCTGCCGAGCTACCCCTACCGGAAAGTCGAGGCCCCCGTCAAGCTCGACCAGAACGAAAGCCCCTACGAGCTGCCGGCCGAGCTGAAAACAGAGGTGCTCCGCAGGCTTCAGGCCCTGGCCTTCAACCGCTACCCCGACCTGCACGCCGAGGAAGTGCGGGCGCGGCTTTCGGCCTGGTTGGGCTGGCCTGCAGAGGGGCTGGTGCTTTCCCCTGGCTCCAACCTGCTCATCCAGGCCCTGGCCCAGGCGGCCTCGAGGGTGCTGGATACGGCCCCTGCCTTCCCTCACTATGCCTTCTCGGCCCGCATGGCCGGCACCCCCTACCAGGCGGTGCGGCTCAAACCCGGGTTTGCCCTGCCCAAGGAGGCTTTGCTCGAGGCCCTGGACGGCCCCCCCGGGGTCTTCTTTCTGCCCAACCCCCACGCCCCCACCGGCCAGCTCTTTGCCGAAGAGGACCTAGAGGAGCTGGCGGAAAAGGCCCGGGCCGCCGGCTGGATTTTTGTGGTGGACGAAGCCTACCACCAGTTTTCCGGCACCGACCTGGCCGGGCTGGCCCGCCGCAACCCCCAGGTGGCCTTGCTGCGCACCTTCTCCAAGGCCTGGGGGCTGGGGGGGGTGCGGGCTGGGTATCTGATGGCCGCCCCGGAGGTGGCCCGGGTGGTGCAGAACTTCATCCCCCCCTTCGGCCTGCCGGCCCACACCGCGGCGGTGCTGCTGACCGTGCTCGAAGCGCCCGGCTATGTGGATGAGGCGGTCGCCCGCATTGTGGCCGAGCGGAATCGGTTGCTGGAGGCCCTCCAGCGCCACCCCACCTGGCGGGCCTACCCGAGCTGGACCAACTTCCTCCTGGTTCGCACCCCAGAGGCAGCCCAGGCCTTCCAGGGTCTTTTACAGCGGGGGATTCTGGTGCGCCGGCAGGACCAGTACCCAATGCTCGAGGGCTGCATCCGGGTCACGGTGGGCACCCGGGAGGAGAACGACCGGTTCTTGGAGGCCGCCTTCGCCCTGGCCGAGGTGCCCCATGCGTAG